From the Halomonas sp. MCCC 1A13316 genome, the window ATACACCCAGGGCAACCAGACCCGTGCCGCCGAGATGCTTGGCCTCAACCGCGGCACGCTGCGCAAGAAACTCAAGCAGCACGACCTGATCTGAACCCGGCCGACACGGGCAGCCTCGGCTGACCGTGCCGGTTCATTTCCACATCAACATAGAGTTGCATCCCATCATGGCCCAAGCCTCCCCCACCCCGGTACGCCGCGCGCTGATCAGTGTCTCCGACAAGACCGGCATCGTCGACTTCGCCCGAGAACTGTCCGGGCACGGGGTTGAACTGCTCTCCACCGGCGGCACCTTCCGCTTGCTGCAGGAGAAGGGCATTGCCGTTACCGAGGTGTCCGAGCACACCGGCTTTCCCGAGATCATGGACGGTCGCGTCAAGACCCTGCATCCCAAGATCCACGGCGGCATCCTGGGGCGTCGCGGCCAGGATGATGAAGTGATGTCAGAACACGGCATCGCGCCCATCGACATGGTGGTGGTCAACCTCTACCCCTTCGCCCAGACCGTGGCCAAGCCGGACTGCTCCCTCGAAGATGCCATTGAGAACATCGACATCGGCGGCCCGACCATGGTCCGTGCCTGTGCCAAGAACCACGCCCACACCACCATCATGGTAGACGCCGGCGACTATGCCCGAGTATTGGCCGAGATCGCCTCCAACGACGGAGCCGTAAGCGACGCAACGCGCTTCGACCTGGCGGTGAAGGCCTTCGAGCATACCGCCGGCTACGATGCCGCCATCGCCGATTACCTGGGCCAACGGGTGCCTGGAGGCGAGGATGGCTTCCCGCGCACCTACAACGTACAGTTTGTCAAGAAGCAGACTATGCGCTACGGCGAGAACCCGCACCAGAGCGCGGCGTTCTATGTCGAGGCCGACGCCCGCGAAGCCAGCGTCGCCACCGCCCGCCAGCTGCAAGGCAAGGAACTGTCGTTCAACAACGTGGCCGACACCGACGCCGCCTTCGAGTGCGTCAAGAGCTTCACCGAAATCGCCTGTGTGATCGTCAAGCATGCCAACCCTTGCGGCGTGGCGGTCGGCACTACACTCCGTGAGGCTTACGACAAGGCATTCGCCACCGACCCAACCAGCGCCTTCGGCGGTATCATCGCCTTCAACCAGCCACTGGATGCCGATACTGCCCGCGCCATCATCGACCGTCAGTTCGTCGAGGTGATCATCGCCCCCGGGGTCGATGAAGCGGCTGCCGCCATCGTGGCCGAGAAGCAGAACGTGCGCCTGCTCGACGTGGGCGACAACTGGCCCGGCCAGCGTGAGCATGCCCACGATTTCAAGCGCGTCACCGGCGGGCTGCTGGTGCAGGATCGCGACCTGGGGATGGTCGGCCGTGACGAACTCACCGTGGTCACCGAGCGCGTTCCCTCCGAGCAGGAGATGCGCGACCTGGCCTTCGCCTGGAAGGTAGCCAAGTACGTCAAGTCC encodes:
- the purH gene encoding bifunctional phosphoribosylaminoimidazolecarboxamide formyltransferase/IMP cyclohydrolase; its protein translation is MAQASPTPVRRALISVSDKTGIVDFARELSGHGVELLSTGGTFRLLQEKGIAVTEVSEHTGFPEIMDGRVKTLHPKIHGGILGRRGQDDEVMSEHGIAPIDMVVVNLYPFAQTVAKPDCSLEDAIENIDIGGPTMVRACAKNHAHTTIMVDAGDYARVLAEIASNDGAVSDATRFDLAVKAFEHTAGYDAAIADYLGQRVPGGEDGFPRTYNVQFVKKQTMRYGENPHQSAAFYVEADAREASVATARQLQGKELSFNNVADTDAAFECVKSFTEIACVIVKHANPCGVAVGTTLREAYDKAFATDPTSAFGGIIAFNQPLDADTARAIIDRQFVEVIIAPGVDEAAAAIVAEKQNVRLLDVGDNWPGQREHAHDFKRVTGGLLVQDRDLGMVGRDELTVVTERVPSEQEMRDLAFAWKVAKYVKSNAIVYAKGGQTIGVGAGQMSRVYSARIAGIKAADENLSVPGSVMASDAFFPFRDGIDAAATAGITAVIQPGGSMRDQEVIDAANEAGIAMVFTGMRHFRH